The DNA region CACCCATTTTGCAACAATTGTTTTTTCTCCTGTGTAGGAATTGAATCAGGACCAATATGCAATATTCTCAACGATATTGTATAACACTTGAAAGAATCAACAAAGACAATTTGTGATTGTGTTTATTACCTATTATTATGATGTAGAAATACTAATTAACTTTAATTGCCCAATATTATTAAAGCTAATGTCAGATGCAAACCACTAAAGAGAAAATCTTCAGTAGGACGTCTCAAATGCAATGTCAGAACATCTTTCTTAGCCTCCCATAACAATGTTAGGACATATGCTTGTACCCGGGACGAGGAGGATCAATTCGTGGTTGTTTGAACTGAGTGATTTTCTCCTATTATCGAGAATGATATGGAGGAGGCTTTAGGCCTTTTATCAATTATCAATTAGATACATGAACTCGACATTAGTGTTTTGGTTTTTGAGTTAGATTTTAAAAGTGTGGTGGATAGTGTGAAATGTGAATAAACATCGGGTTTATTTATCATGTTCGCAAACATATTTTCTATATTATTCATAATAAGGACTATAAAACAAAGCAACAAAtgtaaaaaaaaaactaaaaatgATACCTTAATAAATAGGCGAATTGTAAAATAGTTAAAGGCGAGTAAAACTAAAAAGAAATTATGATCTATACATTTTTTAAGTTTTATATCTTTTATAAATCCTAATATATTTTCGATAAATAAAATGCTTTTTTTCCTTATGATTTATACATTTTTTAGGTTTTATATCCTTTAtaaattcaaatatattttttatttttatttttgtgagAAGTGACACTTTGTTTCAAGAATAAAGTCCCCCAATAATAACGAACTTCCTTTGGCGATTGTGTAGGAATTATGTGTGAACTATTGggaaaataacaaaataacaaatTTATACGCACCCAGAAGTATACCTGCAAAAAGAAAAAGAGCaacaaaaaattcaaaaataaaacTCACAAATTCATTAATCAACTTTTAATTTATACAAAACAAAATTACAAACTCTCTCATTATTAAATTGCAATTTTTAAGGAGAAAATTGCAAACCCTACAGATTACAATTTTTGAACGGAAAAATTGCAAACCCTCTCTCAATTGCAATTTTTGAACGGAAAGATTATAAACTGTCCAAATTATAATTTTTGAACGGAAAAATTGTAAACTCTCTCTCAATTGCAATGTTTAAACGGAAAAATTACAAACCCTCTCAACAAATTATTTTTGAACGGAAAAATAAAACACTCTCTCTAAACACACAAGTACTCATATCCCCAATACACCAAAAAGATTATATTTCTCTCTAAACACACAAGTACTCATATCCCCAATACACCAAAAAGATTATATTTTGTTAGTTGTGTAAAAAAGTAAAACTAATTATCTCTATTTATATTAATAGTCAAATTATATTCTCTTCCTACTACCCGAGGTAGGATTGGGATGAATATACTATTTGATCCAACAAATTCTCCCTTCATCCAAAGTCTCACATGTTTTCACTTTGTCTTCAACTTCATCTTCAAAACGattattataattataatgaTTAGCCGCATTCGTAAAATTATCTCTTCAATCTTTTTGTCTTCTTCATCctttaataaaaaaattgttaCTATTTATTTTTCGCTTGATCAAAATATTTTGTGACTCTTCATTCCTCCTTTGATCAAAACTACGTTTTCACTTATATTAGTTGTTggaaaaataacaaaaataaataaatttatatGCACGCGGAAACATAAccacaaaaagaaaaagagtaactaaaaattcaaaaataaaacTCACAAATTCATTAATCAACTTCTAATTTATACAAAACAAAATTACAAGCTCTCTCATTATTAAATTGTAATTTTTAATGACAAAATTGTAAATCCTCCAAATTGCAATTTTTTAACGGAAAAATTACAAACTCTCTCAATTGCAATTTTTGGATAGAAAAATTGTAAACCCTGTCAATAAACTATTTTGGAACGGAAAAATAGAAactctttcttgataaaccgggtaaccacttgAGGAATTAGGGCTTTGAAGGCCCTAGACTCTCTCTAAACACACAAGTATCCATATCCCCAATACACCCAAAAGACTGCATTTTATTGTTGAGTAGAAAAGTATAAATAATTATCTCTAGTTATATTAATACTCAAATTATATTCTCTTTCTACTACTCGATGTAGAACTTGGATGAATATATTATTTGATCCAATACCAACAAGATGCCTAATAAATAAAGatgttcgatcatattgtggtGTTCGTAATGGAGAGGTTGAAGACAACAGACATCTTTTCTTGAATTGTCTCAAGAGTGTTGAGAACAAGTGAGATTTTGACCTATCATGCAACAATTGTTGAGTGAAAAACCCATTTTGCCACAATTGTTTTTTCTCCTACATCCTTTGTAGGAATTGAATCAAGACCAACATGCAATGTTCTCAACGATATTGTATAATATTCGGAACAATCAACAAAAGACAATTTGTGATTGTGTTTATTACCTATTATTACGATGGAGAAATGCTAAACAACTCTAATTGCCCAAGATTATCAAAGCTAATGTCACATGCAGACCACTTAAAAGAAAATCTTATCTCAAATGCAATGTCGAAACATCTTTCTCAACCACCTATATCAATGTTGGGACATATGCTTGTTATGTGCTATTAGCAAAGAGTGTCCTCTTTATTTTATGAAGTCTCATATTAAGTTTTGTTAAGAAACAAATTAACCAAGTTAACTCATGATTTGGTACAGAGGTCAATCTCTTAGAATTTTTTAACATTTTATTGATATAACAATTTATTATTAATGATACGAGATAAGCCATTTCACAATGTTGAGGCTTCATTATAATCTGTTTTTGAGAATTTCGCATTAAATAAAATATTGCCTAAAAATATACAGTATTTATAAGGAGACATTTCATATCACTTTCAAAATGGTAACAGTCTATCAAAGATTGTTTTGCAGATTCCAAAATTCTTATAGAAAAACAAGATTTATGATTTCTCTTCATCAATCAAAACAGAATCTCTAGTGTGTTTGCTAGGGATTGTTGAACCATTACCTTCACAAAAACTGTTACTAGTAGTTGATGAAGAAGGTGAAATGCAACCATTTGAACCTATTGAAACATTTCCATTTCCATATGATCCTGGAACAAATTGCAATCCAATGTTTGGTGTGAAAATGTTCGTAACCGCGACCATCGGCGCGTGACACCACTGCATTGCATTAGGATCAATTCCAAAAGGGTTACACATCTGCATTGATGATTGAACCATGGAAGTAACATTGTTCCACCTTTGATTCAATGGAATCATCCATGAAGATGAAGGGTAACTCTGCAAATGTTTTGACCTATTTTGTTCGCCTTCGGTTAACTCGTTTCCTCGAGTATAACCATTCGTCACAGAAGATACACATAAGGACGATTCTTCATCTCCGTTTTCTCTACAATTGTTCCCACCACCTGCATCAACATTTCTCTTTTGGTTCACAAGATTAAGCATCGGCGTTCTTGATTCGTCGAGAGAGCCATTTTCTCGGCCGAATTTAAGGACAATACCGTTATCATTAGTGATATGCTTGTTCTTCCGTCTCCCTGCACCAACAGCAACGTTTCTCATCGTTCCACCTGCTGTCCAATACCTATGACAGCTCCGACAGAAATGACGAGGCTGATTGACATTGTAATTGTTGAAATAACAGAATTTCGTGTCGAAACTTTTGCATCTCGGACACTGAACAATCTTGTCTGGTTTCTTTATGACTTTGTCTTGTTCTTTGCTGCTTGTTTCCATGGTATCTTCCACAGTGTTGGTAGTAACTTTTGATTCATCTTCATTTGAGGAATTCTTCGATTTCTATAAAATGAAAACTATTTTCAGTGATTTATGAAGCACGGAAACCAAAAACATAGACACCGACACACCCTATGAAACACGGACATCAGAAACACAAACATACTGAAACATGACAGAGACATAGACACGTCTATTTCAGAGGTATCGGTGTTACCGAGTCGGCGACAAATCATAAAAAGTATCATTAAAAAAATGCAACAGATCCAATCTGATATCAGAAgattcataacaaaaaaaaactaCAATCCGAAGAAATTAACCAAATATATTACATATAGTTTCCTCTTAAAAAATTAACAACATCACAAACCCTAGTTTCAATCTATTAAATTCATCTATGAACATTAAAATTAAATTATCAATTATAATTTTACACTAAAATgtaaaatgaaaaaaaaattgtatatttACCATGGTTGTAGAATTGGCCTGAATCTGAGAACTCGCCGGAATATGATAATCCGGCACCGGGATCTTCTTCCCAAAGAGCATGAAACTAGAAGCTTTAACACACATGtcatcttcaccattcatttttgatgttgttattgttgttgttgaaatttaTGATGTTTCTAAATAGCTTGAACACACataaatatatataaatagaGAAAGGAGTAGTAATGAATTGGAAAAAGAGAAAGTGTTTGGTAAAAAAAGTGAAAAGCTTTTAATTTGACAGAACTTTTCAAAGGGAAAAGTTTGCACTAAAATACCCCACACACATAAAAGACTTTGAAAATTAAAAGTCACACTGCAAAAAAGTACAAAAGAACAAGAGCCATCATAAACACAGTACTACCATCCTTTATGCTTTTGTTTTTTCtctatttttcttttttcatttctTTCTCCTTTTACTTCAATTAAATGTTTTAGTTATGTTTGGTTCTATTTTAAAGTATAGATTTGATTTTCTTTAGGATCTTAAAGTTggaaattgatttttttaattatagatttggtttttgagttacatttattgttgaaattacttttataaaaatgtattttattataatattttaatttttaatctTACTTTTAACCgtattaaatatttaaaatttatttatttaaaatcAATTTGTGTCACCACATGACTAAACACATATTAAACTTTATATTAGTTGAAAATGCAACAATATTAGATTATTTAAACTTTATATTAGTTAAAAATGCAATAATATTAGATTATTTCCGCTTTTGTTTGCAGGCGTGCCATACTAGGCTTCAAATGACGTGTGTGTTTTCCTGATGAAGATAAATGGGTAAGTAGTCAATATAACGAGTGTGTCATCCTCTTTCATGAATGTTTATTCATCCTTATAGTTTTTCCCTCCCTTTCAATGAGTTTGAGCTCAACGTAATGAACCACTTGTTGATTTTCCCCTCACAATTGCACCTGTTAAGTTGGACTTTCGTGAAGGTTTTTCAGCATCGGTGTGAGTAGAAAGGGGTAAGTCGATTGTGACGTTGTTCATTTATTTCTTTAAAACTCGAAAAAGTCCAAATTTTGTGAATGATTCAAGTTTGTTTTCCTTGAGGcagaaaataaaatattttggGACTTACTCTGACCTTGTGAAGGGTTTTAGGAATCGCTTCTTCATAATTATCCCTCTTAATGAAGAAACTCATGCAAATATTTGCAAATTAAAACATGGTCCCCCACCAACGTGCACATATATATTTCGTAAGTATTGGAGCCATTGTCACTTTTTAACGGGGGTGGGATCTTATCTTTACAAGGAAAATGACTTGTCTCGTGAAAAGTTATATCTGAAAAAATAGTTGGCAGGATTCTATAAGGAGCTTGACAATACTAGTGGTGGTTTTCTGTCTGATGTAGCGTTAAGAAAATGGGTTGAAGAGGTTCATTCAGACCCATTGGATGGTGAATGCCAAATCATAGAAGGAAAGGAAGAAAATCTTTGGTAAGTGACATAAGAGTTTCATTTTTCTTGATTTATATTCTTGAATTACCCATCCTCTGGTGTCACCATTTTTATTATGCAGATACGATGAAGAGTGAAGAAGCAATGTGTCAAATAAGGATGGAGGTTCAGACTAATTTTCTTTTTGCCGACATTCAGAGTATCCCGTATACCAAAGAACCTTCTACCACGTGTACACCAGCTGGCACACCTTCAAATTTGGTAACCGGTCTAACTGTTCAGATCACTATTCCCCTACTAAAATGGAAATTTGGGTCCCTCCTGGTCGGACAGAGAAGAATGAAGTTTTTCCCTCTCTACGGTTGGAGGGCGAGTAATAATTGGTTCATATCCTCAAACTTGAGGAACTTCAAGTTAAAAGGCGACCTAGTAAACGTCTCGACTTAAGTCGGTGAAAGGACATACTTCTATTCGAATGGAGTCATCTCTAGTGTTGCTAGTTTGTCCTAGCCAGAGGATGCAAAGGAGTTTAGGTCCTCAACTTTTTGTAAGGATTATGCCTACTTCTCAAGCTTCTCCAAGGAAGCTCGGCGGGGGGAATTGGTAGAGTCGACTTATCATACTCGTCTAGCGTCTTCCATTCTAGCGTTCTGGTCTGCTTTGGAAATCTTAGGTGTTTCTAACTTGTTTTTGGCTATGGAGGTTGTTGTGGAGCCGTTTGAGAATCCATGCACTCTAGTCGAGATGGTGAAGTTGCTTGCCTGGGAAGTAATAGAGAAGAATGAGGATTTGGATTTTGTTCATTCATCTCTTTCCCAAGGTGAATGTCACTTTAGATAAATCAAATCGGTCTTTGAATCCTTCCAGGAAAAGGATAGAAGAGTTGGAAAAGTCATTAAAGGAGTCTCGAGAGAGTTAGAAAAAGGATGAAAATAGCTTTCGTGCGATGCGCCTCGAGAATCTTGATATTTCAAAGTAATTAACTAAGTCAATAGAATAAAGTTACTTTGGTACCGAGGACGCCTTTGAGAGTGCCTTGAAATGAGTGAAGTATTTTTATCATATTGTATCGATCTCTTGAGAGAAAGTTCTCCTTGATCAAGATATCGAAAACGAGAAATTGGTCTCCTTTATGGATTAGTATTCCTTCTTTTTTAACTGGCGTGCTTGTACTCAACATATGTAAATATTTGTTATCCTCTTCCTGTAATATGTGTTTCGATTTGTTACTTACTTGTATTTTACCTTCTTTTGTTGTGTTGCTATTAGTTAGAATCATCAACCAACAAAGCTTGATATGCGGGTTTTATGGAAAAGTATCAATCATTTGAATATTTTCAAATGAGAAAATCCTCATTACAAGAGAAGAGGGGTTAAAAACCTACTTTATTGAATTATAATCCCAACCTTCTAAAGAAGCAAAATCACTAATTATATAGTTACGATAGTGAGAAGAACAAAATTTACCATATCGGATAGCTTAGAAAATCCTAGAATATAGTCATCATGAAAAAATATGACACAATGACCATTACGAATTATCGAAGACATACCATTCTCCATCAAATGCCAATTATTAATAACACACAATTATGTAAAGCTTTGGATCTAATATGAATCAAAGGGAATTCTAAATTGCCACAGTTATATCTATCTCAAATGATTCTGACCTAGAGAACGACTTTATCATCAAATTTAAACCCaacttcagcatgtaacttatGTTAATACTTCTTAGAATGTGAAATTCAAAACCAACCTATTCTTTCCCGACATGATATTAAATCAAAGAGGTCCATGCTGGTCATTCTTTCTAGAATTCCTTGCTCAATCTTCCTAGAATGAGACTTCCTGCTTAAACCCTAAGGTTCAGGACTTCCTTGCTCAATCACACAGGCGAGAGACTTATTCTACTTTAAACAAACTATTTAGTAGACAAGATAACTACTATGCTTTAATACACAATCAGAAGTATAACAGTTGTGCAACAATCACGAAGGTTTTTAACCTTTCTAATATTTCTAAGATAAATCtaagataagaaatcttaagatctTATGCTATAATAGTTACAAAAATAGCTCAGAGTTATGCTAAGATCTTTCTATATGTTGTGATGTTGTAACCTTTTTTTGAATCTTCAACTTCCTTTTATAGAGATAGAAAAAAAATCGTTAGAGTTTTGAATAACAATAAACATAGTGAAGAAGTATTCCAAGAGAGATGTTGGAGAGTTGCTTCTGGTCTGAAGCTTTATCCACTGAGTAATAGTGTTGTTCTCAGTATCTTTCATTGTACTAGGTATACACCAAAAGGTAGAACGATATGAAGACGTCACATCCATTTTTCTTGAGCCATGAAAAGCTAAAACCCTAGTTGACTTTGTCAAGAAATTTGGGGCTTTGATTAGACAAGACTTCTTCAAATCAGTGTATGAACCAACTACTCTTCACACCTTCAGAACTTGAGATGTCATTAGAAGCTAGGTCATGAGGCCAGAGTCTGATGCCTTCAAAGATGACGAACTACTTCAGATTCTGATCAATCATAAATAGACTTTAAATTACTTCTCCATATATGCTAACA from Lathyrus oleraceus cultivar Zhongwan6 chromosome 1, CAAS_Psat_ZW6_1.0, whole genome shotgun sequence includes:
- the LOC127125248 gene encoding cyclic dof factor 3, which translates into the protein MNGEDDMCVKASSFMLFGKKIPVPDYHIPASSQIQANSTTMKSKNSSNEDESKVTTNTVEDTMETSSKEQDKVIKKPDKIVQCPRCKSFDTKFCYFNNYNVNQPRHFCRSCHRYWTAGGTMRNVAVGAGRRKNKHITNDNGIVLKFGRENGSLDESRTPMLNLVNQKRNVDAGGGNNCRENGDEESSLCVSSVTNGYTRGNELTEGEQNRSKHLQSYPSSSWMIPLNQRWNNVTSMVQSSMQMCNPFGIDPNAMQWCHAPMVAVTNIFTPNIGLQFVPGSYGNGNVSIGSNGCISPSSSTTSNSFCEGNGSTIPSKHTRDSVLIDEEKS